A window of Cryptomeria japonica chromosome 3, Sugi_1.0, whole genome shotgun sequence contains these coding sequences:
- the LOC131033022 gene encoding uncharacterized protein LOC131033022, with the protein MIILTQLRALPLAVLCFSAFMISAECHDDKKSVYDVLESFNFPKGILPANAKEYFLHADGNFQVLLDGLCNIKIEEKGYQIRYEKKVMGNISAGSLKHLKGVRVKVSFVWLDVSAVKLSKGKLKFYVGPFSAAFDASGFDDTPICE; encoded by the coding sequence ATGATAATTCTTACACAATTGAGAGCTCTGCCATTAGCAGTCCTTTGTTTTTCTGCATTCATGATTTCTGCAGAATGTCATGATGATAAGAAGTCTGTGTATGATGTTTTGGAATCCTTCAATTTTCCAAAGGGTATTCTACCTGCAAATGCCAAGGAATATTTCTTACATGCAGATGGAAATTTTCAGGTACTTCTGGATGGATTATGCAACATCAAGATTGAGGAAAAAGGGTACCAGATCAGGTATGAGAAAAAAGTCATGGGGAATATAAGTGCAGGATCATTGAAGCATTTGAAGGGTGTGAGAGTGAAGGTGTCATTTGTCTGGTTGGATGTGTCTGCAGTAAAGTTGAGCAAGGGAAAGTTGAAGTTCTATGTTGGACCCTTCTCTGCTGCCTTTGATGCTTCAGGTTTTGATGACACCCCAATTTGTGAATAG